The following are from one region of the Flavimobilis soli genome:
- a CDS encoding dipeptide ABC transporter ATP-binding protein: MNDTTAAKPLLEIRDLSIDFQTRGGPVHAVKSADLTIYPGQSVAIVGESGSGKSTTAHAIIDLLPGTGKVTGGSIMFDGVDVTKASKREIVALRGRSIGLVPQDPMSNLNPVWSIGFQVKEGLRANGIDVSRGTQRKLALGLAEGETPQLAGGDLLLSHDAKRTLISLLQEELASRPEAERDAVLAEAESRLVTGSTTRLEAVVVLESLGMPSAPTAVEGLTSVATSKDRVAGLLAEAGLPDAERRARQYPHEFSGGMRQRALIAIGLAARPKLLIADEPTSALDVTVQRKILDHLGRLTSELGTAVLFITHDLGLAAERAEHLVVMYRGRVVESGPSREILANPQHAYTKRLVAAAPSLASRRIQSAKAAGVEVKELLAQTGGDGVSQERDDVVIAQNLTKVFHIRGAAKGARDFKAVDDVSFSLKRGTTVALVGESGSGKSTVANMVLNLLEPTEGKIIFDGVDMSTLGRKELFAFRRRVQPIFQNPYGSLDPMYSIYRTIEEPLRVHKVGTAKEREARVRELLDLVALPQSTMRRFPNELSGGQRQRIAIARALALQPEVVVCDEAVSALDVLVQAQILELLNDLQSELGLSYLFITHDLAVVRQIADEVCVMKQGRIIEHATTDEVFDSPREEYTRELLGAIPGASLQLGPEAPEV, from the coding sequence ATGAACGACACGACAGCGGCCAAGCCGCTCCTCGAGATCCGCGACCTCAGCATCGACTTCCAGACGCGCGGTGGCCCCGTCCACGCCGTCAAGAGCGCCGACCTGACGATCTACCCTGGCCAGTCGGTCGCGATCGTGGGCGAGTCCGGCTCCGGCAAGTCGACGACCGCGCACGCGATCATCGACCTGCTCCCCGGCACCGGCAAGGTCACCGGTGGGTCGATCATGTTCGACGGCGTCGACGTCACCAAGGCCTCCAAGCGCGAGATCGTCGCCCTGCGCGGCAGGTCGATCGGCCTCGTCCCGCAGGACCCGATGTCCAACCTGAACCCGGTATGGTCGATCGGGTTCCAGGTCAAGGAGGGCCTGCGCGCGAACGGCATCGACGTCTCCCGCGGCACCCAGCGCAAGCTCGCGCTCGGCCTCGCCGAGGGGGAGACCCCGCAGCTCGCCGGCGGCGACCTGCTGCTGAGCCACGACGCCAAGCGCACGCTCATCTCGCTCCTCCAGGAGGAGCTCGCCTCGCGCCCCGAGGCCGAGCGTGACGCCGTCCTCGCCGAGGCGGAGTCCCGCCTCGTGACCGGTTCGACGACGCGCCTCGAGGCCGTCGTCGTGCTCGAGAGCCTCGGCATGCCGTCGGCCCCGACGGCCGTCGAGGGCCTCACGTCGGTCGCGACGAGCAAGGACCGCGTCGCCGGTCTGCTCGCCGAGGCCGGCCTGCCCGACGCCGAGCGTCGCGCCCGGCAGTACCCGCACGAGTTCTCGGGCGGCATGCGCCAGCGCGCCCTCATCGCGATCGGCCTCGCCGCACGCCCGAAGCTGCTCATCGCGGACGAGCCGACGTCGGCGCTCGACGTGACGGTGCAGCGCAAGATCCTCGACCACCTGGGTCGTCTGACCTCGGAGCTCGGCACGGCGGTCCTGTTCATCACGCACGACCTGGGCCTCGCCGCCGAGCGCGCCGAGCACCTCGTCGTCATGTACCGCGGTCGCGTGGTCGAGTCGGGCCCGTCCCGCGAGATCCTCGCGAACCCGCAGCACGCGTACACGAAGCGCCTCGTCGCGGCGGCCCCGTCGCTCGCGTCGCGCCGCATCCAGAGCGCCAAGGCTGCCGGCGTCGAGGTCAAGGAGCTGCTCGCGCAGACCGGTGGCGACGGCGTCTCCCAGGAGCGCGACGACGTCGTGATCGCGCAGAACCTCACCAAGGTGTTCCACATCCGTGGTGCCGCCAAGGGGGCGCGCGACTTCAAGGCCGTCGACGACGTGTCGTTCTCGCTCAAGCGCGGGACCACGGTCGCGCTCGTCGGCGAGTCCGGCTCGGGCAAGTCCACGGTCGCGAACATGGTGCTCAACCTGCTCGAGCCGACCGAGGGCAAGATCATCTTCGACGGCGTCGACATGTCGACGCTCGGCCGCAAGGAGCTCTTCGCCTTCCGCCGCCGCGTGCAGCCGATCTTCCAGAACCCCTACGGTTCGCTCGACCCGATGTACTCGATCTACCGCACGATCGAGGAGCCGCTGCGGGTCCACAAGGTCGGCACGGCCAAGGAGCGCGAGGCCCGCGTCCGCGAGCTGCTCGACCTCGTCGCGCTTCCGCAGTCGACGATGCGTCGCTTCCCGAACGAGCTCTCCGGCGGTCAGCGCCAGCGCATCGCGATCGCGCGTGCGCTCGCCCTGCAGCCTGAGGTCGTCGTGTGCGACGAGGCCGTCTCCGCTCTCGACGTGCTCGTCCAGGCGCAGATCCTCGAGCTGCTCAACGACCTGCAGAGCGAGCTCGGCCTGAGCTACCTGTTCATCACGCACGACCTCGCCGTCGTGCGGCAGATCGCCGACGAGGTCTGCGTCATGAAGCAGGGGCGCATCATCGAGCACGCCACGACGGACGAGGTGTTCGACTCGCCCCGCGAGGAGTACACCCGGGAGCTGCTCGGTGCCATCCCCGGTGCGAGCCTGCAGCTCGGCCCGGAGGCCCCGGAGGTCTGA
- a CDS encoding ABC transporter permease, which translates to MPEQNTISPRPGQGHFVADAALTPLAVVDKVDETEAPSSLWRDAWNDLRRRPLFWVSAFLILLVAVVAFLPGIFTKNDPTYCVLSKSLANPEPGHPFGFDRQGCDVYARVIFGARASVTVGIVTTIAVVLLGGIVGALAGFYGGWLDSLLARLTDIFFAIPLVLAAIVVGQVFTGGGVWRVIAVLAVFGWPQVARITRGAVMSVKNNDFITAAKSLGVSRWMTLVRHVVPNALAPVVVVATVSLGTFIVAEATLSFLGLGLPGSVLSWGAEISKAQVSLRTQPMILFYPSAALALTVLSFIMMGDVVRDALDPKARKR; encoded by the coding sequence ATGCCTGAGCAGAACACCATCTCTCCGCGTCCGGGTCAGGGCCACTTCGTCGCTGACGCCGCGCTGACCCCCCTCGCGGTCGTCGACAAGGTCGACGAGACCGAGGCGCCGTCGAGCCTGTGGCGCGACGCCTGGAACGACCTCCGTCGTCGTCCGCTCTTCTGGGTCTCGGCCTTCCTGATCCTGCTCGTGGCCGTCGTCGCCTTCCTCCCGGGCATCTTCACCAAGAACGACCCGACGTACTGCGTCCTGTCGAAGTCGCTCGCCAACCCCGAGCCCGGTCACCCGTTCGGCTTCGACCGCCAGGGCTGCGACGTCTACGCCCGCGTCATCTTCGGCGCGCGTGCCTCCGTCACGGTCGGCATCGTCACGACCATCGCGGTCGTCCTCCTCGGCGGCATCGTCGGCGCCCTCGCCGGCTTCTACGGCGGCTGGCTCGACTCGCTGCTCGCCCGCCTCACGGACATCTTCTTCGCGATCCCGCTCGTGCTGGCCGCGATCGTCGTCGGCCAGGTCTTCACCGGTGGTGGCGTCTGGCGCGTCATCGCGGTGCTGGCCGTGTTCGGGTGGCCACAGGTCGCCCGCATCACGCGCGGTGCCGTCATGAGCGTGAAGAACAACGACTTCATCACCGCCGCGAAGTCGCTCGGGGTGTCGAGGTGGATGACGCTGGTCCGCCACGTCGTGCCGAACGCGCTCGCCCCCGTCGTCGTCGTCGCGACCGTCTCGCTCGGCACGTTCATCGTCGCCGAGGCCACGCTGTCCTTCCTCGGCCTCGGCCTCCCGGGCTCGGTGCTGTCCTGGGGCGCTGAGATCTCCAAGGCTCAGGTCTCGCTGCGCACGCAGCCGATGATCCTGTTCTACCCGTCGGCCGCGCTGGCTCTCACGGTCCTGAGCTTCATCATGATGGGCGACGTCGTGCGCGACGCCCTCGACCCGAAGGCGCGCAAGCGATGA
- a CDS encoding ABC transporter permease — MVRYLGRRLLQLIPVFLGATLLIYAMVFAMPGDPVAAMGGDRGLSPAVADQIRAQYNLDQPFIVQYLLFLKGIFTLDFGKSFSGQPVMEVIASAYPVTLKLALMALVIETVFGVLFGLYAGLRKGKFFDGTLLVVSLVVIAAPTFVIGFLLQFFVGVQWQLLPATVGADHSVKALLMPAIVLGAVSFAYVLRLTRTSVAENLTADHVRTATAKGLSRGRVVNVHVLRNSLIPVVTYLGADLGALMGGAIVTESIFNIHGVGGTLYAAIIKGDPSTVVSFVTILVIVYIVGNLIVDLLYAVLDPRIRYA, encoded by the coding sequence ATGGTCCGATATCTCGGACGAAGACTGCTGCAGCTCATCCCTGTGTTCCTGGGCGCGACGCTGCTCATCTACGCGATGGTCTTCGCGATGCCCGGCGACCCCGTCGCCGCGATGGGTGGTGACCGCGGTCTTTCTCCCGCCGTCGCCGACCAGATCAGGGCGCAGTACAACCTCGACCAGCCGTTCATCGTGCAGTACCTGCTCTTCCTCAAGGGCATCTTCACGCTGGACTTCGGCAAGTCCTTCTCCGGTCAGCCCGTCATGGAGGTCATCGCCAGCGCGTACCCCGTGACGCTCAAGCTGGCGCTCATGGCGCTCGTGATCGAGACGGTCTTCGGCGTGCTGTTCGGTCTCTACGCCGGTCTGCGCAAGGGCAAGTTCTTCGACGGCACGCTCCTCGTCGTCAGCCTCGTCGTGATCGCTGCGCCGACGTTCGTCATCGGCTTCCTGCTCCAGTTCTTCGTCGGTGTGCAGTGGCAGCTCCTGCCCGCCACGGTCGGCGCGGACCACTCGGTCAAGGCGCTGCTGATGCCTGCGATCGTGCTCGGCGCCGTGTCCTTCGCCTACGTGCTGCGCCTGACGCGCACGTCGGTCGCCGAGAACCTCACCGCGGACCACGTCCGCACCGCGACCGCCAAGGGTCTGTCCCGCGGCCGCGTCGTCAACGTCCACGTCCTGCGCAACTCCCTGATCCCCGTGGTGACCTACCTCGGCGCGGACCTCGGCGCGCTCATGGGCGGTGCGATCGTGACGGAGAGCATCTTCAACATCCACGGCGTGGGTGGCACGCTCTACGCCGCCATCATCAAGGGCGACCCGTCCACCGTCGTCAGCTTCGTGACGATCCTCGTGATCGTCTACATCGTGGGCAACCTGATCGTGGACCTGCTGTACGCGGTCCTGGACCCGAGGATCCGATATGCCTGA
- a CDS encoding ABC transporter substrate-binding protein yields MHAAVALTAIGALALTACSGESNDTSSSAPASTSSNKFTIAYNGDGGHQAWVDAVANSIKNTLGIQAEGQPYATFAELRQDVQDRKMTGAFRTGWQADYPSLYNFLGPLYGTGAGSNDGDYSNENFDNLLRQGLTAGSVEEANGFFDQAQEQLFTDLPVIPLWYSNVTGGYSENVSDVEFGWNSQPIYSAVKKDGGDGIVIANGSEPANPLVPGMTNETGGGRIMDQIFQGLVSYKADGSPQNELAESIESEDSQLWTIKIKPGHKFQNGEEVTAKSFVDAWNYGALLSNAQLSSYFFESIEGFSYDEDSELALDIVDDHTFTVKLAQPEADFPLRLGYTAFMPLPSVAFEDMEAYGQAPIANGPYIVKEGSWKHDTSIDLVPNPDYDGPRTAANKGIRFVFYTSQDTAYTDLLANNLDVLDAVPDSAFATFETDLNGRSVNQASAVFQSFTIPEKLEHFSGEEGILRRQAISMAIDRTAITDAIFQGTRTPAKDFTSPVIAGWNDSLKGSEVLDYNPEKAKELWAQADAISTW; encoded by the coding sequence ATGCACGCCGCGGTGGCCCTGACGGCCATCGGTGCGCTCGCCCTGACCGCGTGCAGCGGTGAGAGCAACGACACCAGCAGCTCGGCCCCGGCCAGCACCTCGAGCAACAAGTTCACCATCGCCTACAACGGCGACGGTGGCCACCAGGCTTGGGTCGACGCGGTCGCCAACTCGATCAAGAACACCCTCGGCATCCAGGCCGAGGGCCAGCCGTACGCGACGTTCGCCGAGCTGCGCCAGGACGTCCAGGACCGGAAGATGACCGGCGCGTTCCGCACCGGATGGCAGGCGGACTACCCGTCGCTGTACAACTTCCTCGGCCCGCTCTACGGCACGGGCGCCGGCTCGAACGACGGCGACTACTCGAACGAGAACTTCGACAACCTGCTTCGCCAGGGCCTCACCGCGGGCTCCGTCGAGGAGGCCAACGGCTTCTTCGACCAGGCGCAGGAGCAGCTCTTCACCGACCTGCCCGTCATCCCGCTGTGGTACTCCAACGTCACGGGTGGCTACTCCGAGAACGTCTCGGACGTCGAGTTCGGCTGGAACTCGCAGCCGATCTACTCGGCCGTCAAGAAGGACGGCGGCGACGGCATCGTCATCGCCAACGGCTCCGAGCCGGCGAACCCGCTCGTCCCGGGCATGACGAACGAGACCGGCGGCGGCCGCATCATGGACCAGATCTTCCAGGGTCTCGTGTCCTACAAGGCTGACGGCTCCCCCCAGAACGAGCTCGCCGAGTCGATCGAGTCCGAGGACTCGCAGCTCTGGACGATCAAGATCAAGCCGGGCCACAAGTTCCAGAACGGCGAAGAGGTCACCGCGAAGTCGTTCGTCGACGCGTGGAACTACGGCGCCCTCCTGAGCAACGCTCAGCTGAGCTCCTACTTCTTCGAGTCCATCGAGGGCTTCTCGTACGACGAGGACTCCGAGCTCGCGCTCGACATCGTCGACGACCACACCTTCACGGTGAAGCTGGCGCAGCCTGAGGCTGACTTCCCGCTGCGCCTGGGCTACACGGCGTTCATGCCGCTGCCGTCCGTCGCGTTCGAGGACATGGAGGCCTACGGCCAGGCCCCGATCGCCAACGGCCCGTACATCGTCAAGGAGGGCAGCTGGAAGCACGACACGTCGATCGACCTCGTGCCCAACCCCGACTACGACGGCCCGCGCACCGCGGCCAACAAGGGCATCCGCTTCGTGTTCTACACGTCGCAGGACACCGCCTACACGGACCTCCTCGCGAACAACCTCGACGTCCTCGACGCCGTCCCGGACAGCGCGTTCGCGACGTTCGAGACCGACCTCAACGGTCGTTCCGTGAACCAGGCCTCGGCCGTGTTCCAGTCCTTCACCATCCCCGAGAAGCTTGAGCACTTCTCGGGCGAGGAGGGCATCCTCCGCCGCCAGGCGATCTCCATGGCGATCGACCGCACGGCGATCACCGACGCGATCTTCCAGGGCACCCGCACCCCGGCCAAGGACTTCACGTCCCCGGTCATCGCGGGCTGGAACGACTCGCTCAAGGGCTCCGAGGTTCTCGACTACAACCCGGAGAAGGCCAAGGAGCTGTGGGCTCAGGCTGACGCCATCAGCACGTGGTGA
- a CDS encoding NAD(P)-dependent oxidoreductase, whose product MKICIIGGSQGTGARLAALATAAAHDVVVLSRRGAAPEGATALTGSATDLGPVTQAVTGADAVIVTVGGAKGVHHQRTAVTRTVVEAMRASGVRRLLVQSSLGAGGSAVQLPRAMRGITMLALAKPLADHDEQEATVTASGLDWTIVRPSGLTDKPATGTWTALEVGQPGTLRGTIPRGDLAAFMLELLTDDAAVGKAFGVSSR is encoded by the coding sequence GTGAAGATCTGCATCATCGGCGGTTCCCAGGGAACCGGCGCCCGGCTCGCCGCACTGGCCACCGCCGCCGCCCACGACGTCGTCGTGCTGTCGCGGCGCGGCGCGGCTCCCGAGGGCGCCACCGCTCTGACAGGCAGCGCCACGGACCTCGGCCCCGTCACCCAGGCCGTCACTGGCGCCGACGCCGTCATCGTCACGGTCGGCGGCGCGAAGGGCGTGCACCACCAGCGCACCGCCGTCACCCGCACGGTCGTCGAGGCGATGCGCGCATCCGGCGTCCGCCGTCTGCTCGTGCAGTCCTCGCTCGGTGCGGGCGGCTCCGCCGTCCAGCTTCCCCGCGCGATGCGCGGGATCACGATGCTCGCGCTCGCGAAGCCGCTCGCCGACCACGACGAGCAGGAAGCCACGGTCACCGCCTCAGGTCTCGACTGGACGATCGTTCGGCCGAGCGGCCTGACCGACAAGCCCGCGACCGGCACCTGGACCGCGCTCGAGGTCGGGCAGCCCGGAACGCTGCGCGGCACGATCCCGCGAGGCGACCTCGCAGCGTTCATGCTCGAGCTACTCACCGACGACGCCGCGGTCGGCAAGGCGTTCGGCGTCAGCTCGCGCTGA
- a CDS encoding alpha/beta family hydrolase, which yields MNIDVPTDLGPGRLVVSPAASARAVLWLGHGAGGGIDALDLAALADALPACGVTVVRYEQPWRVAGRKVAPRPAALDVGWLAAAPHVAEIAGGRPLVVGGRSAGARVACRTAESVGAAGVVCLAFPLHPPGKPERMRTDELLLPALPRLVLQGERDTFGSPDEVRTAIADAVGVRVAAVPGADHSMKVLKSSPVDATAVAQLVVDEVREFVESLV from the coding sequence ATGAACATCGACGTCCCCACCGACCTCGGCCCCGGCCGCCTCGTCGTCAGTCCGGCGGCCAGCGCCCGGGCGGTGCTCTGGCTCGGTCACGGCGCCGGCGGCGGCATCGACGCGCTCGACCTCGCGGCGCTCGCCGACGCGCTGCCCGCCTGCGGTGTCACGGTCGTCCGCTACGAGCAGCCGTGGCGCGTCGCGGGGCGGAAGGTCGCGCCGCGTCCCGCGGCGCTCGACGTCGGCTGGCTCGCCGCCGCACCGCACGTCGCGGAGATCGCGGGCGGACGCCCGCTCGTCGTCGGCGGCCGCAGCGCCGGGGCGCGCGTCGCGTGCCGGACCGCGGAGAGCGTCGGGGCGGCCGGCGTCGTCTGCCTCGCCTTCCCGTTACACCCGCCGGGCAAGCCCGAGCGGATGCGCACCGACGAGCTGCTCCTACCGGCTCTCCCCCGCCTCGTGCTCCAGGGCGAGCGCGACACGTTCGGCAGCCCCGACGAGGTGCGCACCGCGATCGCGGACGCCGTCGGCGTCCGCGTCGCCGCAGTCCCAGGCGCGGACCACTCGATGAAGGTGCTCAAGTCCTCCCCCGTCGACGCGACCGCCGTCGCGCAGCTCGTCGTCGACGAGGTCCGGGAGTTCGTCGAGTCGCTCGTCTGA
- a CDS encoding nucleotidyltransferase domain-containing protein has translation MDADEVVRVIDWLDKRSVVYQVNGGWAVDALLGSQSRTHGDLDLFVDATEVDPLIEWLSGRGYEVVEDWRPIRVELRSDDRAVDIHPMELDAAGDGVQRGFGDDTFAHRARDRAVGMIRGCPVVVASAARLMELRSGYELRPEDHHDLDLLRNLGSGRG, from the coding sequence ATGGACGCCGACGAGGTCGTCCGCGTCATTGACTGGCTCGACAAGCGCTCTGTCGTCTACCAGGTGAACGGCGGCTGGGCTGTTGATGCCCTCCTCGGATCCCAGTCCAGAACGCACGGCGACCTGGATCTCTTCGTTGACGCGACAGAGGTCGACCCCCTCATCGAGTGGCTGTCCGGCCGCGGGTATGAGGTCGTCGAGGACTGGCGGCCGATCCGTGTGGAGCTGCGATCGGATGATCGGGCCGTGGACATCCACCCGATGGAGCTGGATGCAGCCGGTGACGGTGTCCAGAGAGGCTTCGGGGACGATACCTTTGCTCATCGCGCGCGCGATCGTGCCGTGGGGATGATTCGAGGCTGTCCCGTGGTCGTCGCGTCTGCGGCGAGGCTCATGGAGCTGAGGTCGGGATACGAGCTCCGACCTGAGGACCATCACGATCTCGACCTGCTCCGGAACCTGGGCAGTGGCAGAGGATGA
- a CDS encoding HigA family addiction module antitoxin, protein MTTTDKIEPIHPGEVLMEDFIEGFGITQNKLAVSIGVPPRRINEIVHGKRGITADTALRLAKYFGTSAEFWINLQSHYELDRAEDLAGEQIASITPLQVA, encoded by the coding sequence TTGACTACCACTGACAAGATCGAGCCGATCCACCCAGGTGAGGTCCTCATGGAGGACTTCATCGAGGGCTTCGGCATCACACAGAACAAGCTCGCCGTCTCGATCGGGGTGCCGCCCCGACGGATCAACGAGATCGTGCACGGCAAGCGAGGCATCACGGCGGACACCGCGCTGCGGCTCGCGAAGTACTTCGGCACGTCGGCGGAGTTCTGGATCAACCTGCAGAGCCACTACGAGCTGGACCGTGCGGAGGACCTCGCGGGCGAGCAGATCGCGTCGATCACGCCCCTGCAGGTCGCGTGA
- a CDS encoding type II toxin-antitoxin system RelE/ParE family toxin: MIRSFGDKATERLWRRERVRSIDPRIHRVALRKLRQVGSAESLEDLRVPPGNRLEALKGDRVGQHSIRINDQWRICFVWTDAGPEEVQIVDYH, encoded by the coding sequence ATGATCAGATCGTTCGGCGACAAGGCGACCGAACGGCTGTGGCGTCGTGAGCGCGTGCGATCCATCGATCCGAGGATCCATCGCGTCGCACTGCGCAAGCTGCGTCAGGTGGGGTCCGCGGAGTCTCTCGAGGACCTCCGCGTCCCACCCGGCAACCGGCTCGAGGCCCTCAAGGGTGATCGGGTGGGACAGCACAGCATCAGGATCAACGACCAGTGGCGTATCTGCTTCGTGTGGACCGACGCCGGACCGGAGGAGGTGCAGATCGTTGACTACCACTGA
- the ychF gene encoding redox-regulated ATPase YchF has translation MALTIGIAGLPNVGKSTLFNALTRAQVLAANYPFATIEPNVGVVPLPDPRLNKLAEIFGSERILPATVSFVDIAGIVRGASEGEGLGNKFLANIREADAICQVTRAFADPDVVHVDGKVSPKDDIETINTELILADLQTLEKAVPRMEKEVKIKKGDAALLAAAQRAQSILESGRTLFSAADAEKLDLSELASLQLMTAKPFIYVFNTDDAGLADEAFQAELRAHVAPADAIFLDAKFESELVELEPEEAAEMLAENGQEEAGLDQLARVGFHTLGLQTYLTAGPKESRAWTIRQGWTAPQAAGVIHTDFERGFIKAEVIGFDDLVEAGSVAAARAAGKARVEGKDYVMQDGDVVEFRFNV, from the coding sequence GTGGCCCTCACTATCGGGATCGCCGGACTCCCCAACGTCGGCAAGTCGACCCTCTTCAACGCACTCACGCGCGCCCAGGTGCTCGCCGCGAACTACCCGTTCGCGACGATCGAGCCGAACGTCGGCGTCGTGCCGCTGCCGGACCCGCGGCTGAACAAGCTCGCGGAGATCTTCGGCTCGGAGCGCATCCTGCCCGCGACCGTGTCCTTCGTGGACATCGCCGGCATCGTGCGCGGCGCGAGCGAGGGCGAGGGCCTGGGCAACAAGTTCCTCGCGAACATCCGTGAGGCCGACGCGATCTGCCAGGTGACGCGCGCGTTCGCGGACCCCGACGTCGTGCACGTCGACGGCAAGGTCTCGCCGAAGGACGACATCGAGACGATCAACACCGAGCTGATCCTCGCGGACCTCCAGACGCTGGAGAAGGCCGTCCCGCGCATGGAGAAGGAGGTCAAGATCAAGAAGGGCGACGCCGCCCTCCTGGCCGCCGCCCAGCGCGCGCAGTCGATCCTCGAGTCGGGCCGCACCCTCTTCTCCGCTGCCGACGCCGAGAAGCTCGACCTGTCCGAGCTCGCCTCGCTGCAGCTCATGACGGCCAAGCCGTTCATCTACGTCTTCAACACCGACGACGCCGGCCTCGCCGACGAGGCGTTCCAGGCCGAGCTGCGCGCCCATGTCGCCCCGGCCGACGCGATCTTCCTCGACGCCAAGTTCGAGTCCGAGCTCGTCGAGCTCGAGCCCGAGGAGGCCGCGGAGATGCTCGCGGAGAACGGGCAGGAGGAGGCTGGCCTCGACCAGCTCGCCCGCGTCGGCTTCCACACGCTCGGCCTGCAGACGTACCTGACGGCCGGCCCCAAGGAGTCGCGCGCCTGGACGATCCGCCAGGGCTGGACCGCCCCGCAGGCGGCCGGCGTGATCCACACCGACTTCGAGCGCGGCTTCATCAAGGCCGAGGTCATCGGCTTCGACGACCTCGTCGAGGCCGGCTCGGTCGCCGCTGCCCGCGCCGCGGGCAAGGCCCGCGTCGAGGGCAAGGACTACGTCATGCAGGACGGCGACGTCGTGGAGTTCCGCTTTAACGTCTAG
- a CDS encoding MFS transporter — protein MTTDPSSPDQTSPTAGSRVLVVGMVALITVGAFEALAVSTAMPTIAKALDGLGLYAAAFSLTLATSVVGMVVSGALADRTRPVQPLLIGVGSFALGLLAAGLATSMTVLLVGRALQGLGSGMFVVALYVIVARAFPAEQRAKVLAAFSAAWVVPSLVGPMIAGFIVQTFGWRWVFLAVVVIAVPAAIIIVTTTWRVPAPDAAADGGATGPLPWRRFGLATLAGAGVAAMSLGAATDGAERIALVAGGAALATAAGAPLLPRGTFRAARGLPTVVALRGIVAAAFFASEVFLPLILQTERHMTPASAGTILTVGAVTWATGSAVRGRSHWSPTTYLRLGSSLIAVAIVAVATLTLPASPTAIAWVGWACGGFGIGMIYPTLAVLVFDLSEPHEQGSNTSALQVSDALMSAFVLALSGTAVTALVAQVGVGGYAVGFGATLLLALLAVAISPRVVRAPAAR, from the coding sequence GTGACCACCGATCCCTCCTCCCCCGACCAGACCTCCCCGACCGCCGGCTCGCGCGTGCTCGTCGTCGGCATGGTCGCGCTCATCACGGTGGGTGCGTTCGAGGCGCTCGCCGTCTCGACGGCGATGCCGACGATCGCGAAGGCGCTCGACGGGCTCGGCCTGTACGCGGCGGCGTTCTCGCTCACGCTCGCGACGTCCGTCGTCGGGATGGTCGTCTCAGGTGCCCTCGCCGACCGCACGCGCCCCGTGCAGCCGCTGCTCATCGGCGTCGGCTCCTTCGCGCTCGGCCTGCTCGCCGCGGGCCTCGCGACGAGCATGACCGTCCTGCTCGTCGGCCGCGCCCTGCAGGGCCTCGGGTCCGGGATGTTCGTCGTCGCGCTGTACGTGATCGTCGCGCGCGCCTTCCCGGCCGAGCAGCGCGCCAAGGTGCTCGCCGCGTTCTCCGCGGCGTGGGTGGTCCCGTCGCTCGTCGGCCCCATGATCGCGGGGTTCATCGTGCAGACCTTCGGGTGGCGCTGGGTGTTCCTCGCCGTCGTCGTCATCGCCGTGCCCGCCGCGATCATCATCGTGACGACGACGTGGCGCGTCCCCGCGCCCGACGCGGCGGCCGACGGCGGCGCGACCGGACCGCTGCCGTGGCGCCGGTTCGGCCTCGCGACGCTCGCAGGTGCGGGCGTCGCCGCGATGTCCCTCGGCGCCGCGACCGACGGGGCCGAGCGCATCGCGCTCGTCGCGGGTGGCGCCGCCCTGGCCACCGCGGCCGGAGCGCCGCTCCTGCCACGCGGGACGTTCCGCGCGGCCCGAGGCCTGCCGACCGTCGTCGCCCTGCGCGGCATCGTCGCGGCCGCGTTCTTCGCGTCCGAGGTGTTCCTGCCCCTGATCCTGCAGACGGAGCGCCACATGACGCCCGCGAGCGCCGGCACGATCCTCACGGTCGGCGCCGTGACGTGGGCGACCGGCTCCGCCGTGCGCGGCCGCAGCCACTGGTCGCCGACGACGTACCTGCGGCTCGGCTCGTCGCTCATCGCGGTCGCGATCGTCGCAGTCGCGACGCTCACCCTCCCCGCCTCCCCGACCGCGATCGCGTGGGTCGGCTGGGCGTGCGGCGGCTTCGGGATCGGCATGATCTACCCGACGCTCGCCGTCCTCGTGTTCGACCTCTCCGAGCCGCACGAGCAGGGCTCGAACACGTCCGCGCTGCAGGTGTCGGACGCGCTCATGAGCGCGTTCGTCCTCGCCCTCTCGGGCACCGCCGTGACTGCGCTCGTCGCGCAGGTGGGCGTCGGCGGGTACGCCGTCGGCTTCGGGGCGACGCTCCTGCTCGCGCTGCTCGCCGTCGCCATCTCGCCGCGCGTCGTGCGCGCGCCTGCGGCGCGCTGA